The proteins below are encoded in one region of Chroicocephalus ridibundus chromosome 9, bChrRid1.1, whole genome shotgun sequence:
- the ZC4H2 gene encoding zinc finger C4H2 domain-containing protein isoform X1, producing the protein MADEQEIMCKLESIKEIRNKTLQMEKIKARLKAEFEALESEERHLKEYKQEMDLLLQEKMAHVEELRLIHADINVMENTIKQSENDLNKLLESTRRLHEEYKPLKEHVDALRMTLGLQRLPDLCEEEEKLSLDYFEKQKAEWQTEPQEPPIPESLAAAAAAAQQLQVARKQDTRQTATFRQQPPPMKACLSCHQQIHRNAPICPLCKAKSRSRNPKKPKRKQDE; encoded by the exons ATGGCAGACGAGCAAGAAATCATGTGCAAACTCGAGAGCATCAAGGAGATCAG GAATAAGActttgcagatggaaaaaataaaggcccggctgaaagcagaatttgaagcCCTGGAGTCTGAGGAGCGGCACCTGAAAGAATACAAGCAGgagatggacctgctgctgcaAGAGAAGATGGCCCACGTGGAGGAGCTGCGGCTGATCCACGCTGATATTAATGTG ATGGAGAATACTATCAAGCAGTCGGAGAACGATCTCAACAAGCTCTTGGAATCTACCCGTCGCCTGCACGAGGAGTACAAGCCCCTGAAGGAGCACGTAGATGCTTTGCGGATGACTCTGGGGTTGCAGAGGCTGCCAGATCTatgtgaggaggaagagaaactgTCCCTTGA ctactttgaaaagcagaaagcagaatgGCAGACAGAACCACAGGAGCCTCCCATCCCAGagtctctggctgcagctgcagcagccgccCAGCAGCTGCAAGTGGCTCGGAAACAAGATACCAGACAGACGGCAACCTTCAGACAACAGCCACCTCCGATGAAG GCGTGTTTATCGTGTCACCAACAAATTCATCGGAATGCGCCCATATGTCCACTCTGCAAAGCCAAGAGCCGATCCCGGAATCCCAAAAAGCCCAAGAGGAAACAGGACGAATGA
- the ZC4H2 gene encoding zinc finger C4H2 domain-containing protein isoform X2: MEKIKARLKAEFEALESEERHLKEYKQEMDLLLQEKMAHVEELRLIHADINVMENTIKQSENDLNKLLESTRRLHEEYKPLKEHVDALRMTLGLQRLPDLCEEEEKLSLDYFEKQKAEWQTEPQEPPIPESLAAAAAAAQQLQVARKQDTRQTATFRQQPPPMKACLSCHQQIHRNAPICPLCKAKSRSRNPKKPKRKQDE, translated from the exons atggaaaaaataaaggcccggctgaaagcagaatttgaagcCCTGGAGTCTGAGGAGCGGCACCTGAAAGAATACAAGCAGgagatggacctgctgctgcaAGAGAAGATGGCCCACGTGGAGGAGCTGCGGCTGATCCACGCTGATATTAATGTG ATGGAGAATACTATCAAGCAGTCGGAGAACGATCTCAACAAGCTCTTGGAATCTACCCGTCGCCTGCACGAGGAGTACAAGCCCCTGAAGGAGCACGTAGATGCTTTGCGGATGACTCTGGGGTTGCAGAGGCTGCCAGATCTatgtgaggaggaagagaaactgTCCCTTGA ctactttgaaaagcagaaagcagaatgGCAGACAGAACCACAGGAGCCTCCCATCCCAGagtctctggctgcagctgcagcagccgccCAGCAGCTGCAAGTGGCTCGGAAACAAGATACCAGACAGACGGCAACCTTCAGACAACAGCCACCTCCGATGAAG GCGTGTTTATCGTGTCACCAACAAATTCATCGGAATGCGCCCATATGTCCACTCTGCAAAGCCAAGAGCCGATCCCGGAATCCCAAAAAGCCCAAGAGGAAACAGGACGAATGA